The genomic DNA CGGCCGCAGGCCACCGCCACGCCATGGGACGGTTGCGTTCCCGCAGCGGTTCCTCCACCAACCGCATGGTCACCCAGGCCAACGCGAGCGACACCGCGATCACCGCCGCCCCGTCGAGGAGCCCCGCGGATTCGCGATCGGTGTGGGCCAGCCAGAAGATCAGCAGCGGCCAGTGCCACAGGTACAGCGCATACGCCAGACCGCCCAGGGTGACCATCGCCGGGGTGCCCAGCATCCGCAGCGGCCAGCCACCGGTCCGGTTCCCGTCACCACCGCCGGCCAGGACCACCAGCAGGGCCGCACCCACCGGCACCAGCGCCCAGCGCGCCGGATACTCCCGCACCCCGTCGATCAGCCAACCGCAGAGCAGGATCGCGACCACCCCTGCTGACGCCGCCACCACCCTCAACCAGCCGGGCCAGCGCACCGCGGACACCACCGCCGCGGCCAGCACCCCCACCAGAGGTTCCCAGGCCCGGGCGAAGGTGTCGTAGTAGGCGCTGGCCTGGTCCGTGGCGTGGGCCAGATTGGCGTAGACGAATGACGCCAGGGCCGCGCCGGCGACCACGGTGAGGATCATCGTGCGGCGGTGTCTGGCGGGCAGCGCGACACCGACGGCCATGACCGCGGCGACGACCACCAGCAGGGCCAGGAAGAACTGCCCCTGGACGGACATCGACCACAGGTGCTGCAGGGGGCTCACCGATTCCCCGGCCCGCAGGTAGTCGCTGGCGGTGTCGGCCAGCTGCCAGTTCTGGAAGTAGCCCAGGCTGGCGAGCGACTGCTCAGCGAAGGTCTCCCAGCGGGTCTGCGGCTGAATGGCCACGGTGAGCGCCGCGCAGGCTGCCAGCACCACTGCCAGGGCGGGCACCAGGCGTCGCACCAGTCTGCGCAGTTCGGTCAGCAGCGGCAGTTGTCCCCCGTCGGCCGCCAGCCTCAGCAGGCGACCGCCGAAGAAGAAGCCCGACAGCACCAGGAACACGTCCACGCCGCCGGAGACCCGGCCGAACCAGACGTGGAACACGACGACCAGCGCGATGGCCAGGCCTCGTAGGCCGTCCAGATCGCTGCGATACCGCCTAACCTCGGCGGGAGAGGTCACGTCCTGTGTCAGTGGGTGCAAAACTCATCGATCCTGCACCGTGTCGCAGGCCCTTTCCGTCAGCCGATGATACGGCCCAGGTACGGCGTCATATCCGCGGTGCGTACCGGTGACACCGCCACGCCCTTGTCACCGACCTCGACCATCTGGCCGTTGCCGATGAACAGGGCCACGCTCTGGGTACCCTCGGGGCCGTAGAACAGCAGGTCGCCGGGCAGAGCCTGGGCCGGCAGCACCTTGCGCACAGCCTGGTACTGCTCGCCGGAGGACCGCGGCATTGTGATGCCCACTCCACCGAAGGCGTAGACGATCAGGCCGGAGGCGTCGAAGCCCACGACGTCCGGAACCGTGGGGGCCGACGGGGCCACCGGCGCGGTGGTGGGCGCAAGGGTCAATCCACCCAGTGTCGGCGGCACGGTGATCGCAGGGGCCGGAGCGGCCGCGTCGGTGACGGCCGCGGCGGCCGGGCGCGGTTCGCCCTTGGTGGGTCCCTGGGCGTTGCCGCCGCCGTAGGTGAACGGGACGCCGCGCGCAGCCATGGCCCGCGAGATGACCACGTTGATGGCCTGCAGCTGTTCGGGGGTGCGGCCGAATGGGTCCGCGGTTGCTGTTCCGGCGCCGAAGCCGATCCCGACCGACGCCATCAAGACAGCCAAGCTGCACACGATCGCGTAGAGGCGCCTGCTCATCTCACCCATTTCGCCATGGGTCCACCACCCCGCGGGCGGACCACTGTGCCTCTACTTGTACAGCGAAATCCGCCCGCGGCTCCAATTGGCGCACGGCACAACGTCAATGAGATGCCGTACCGTGACCGAACGGTTACGACAGAGCGGCCAGGGCGGCGTCGTAGTCGGGTTCCTGTGCGATCTCGGGCACCAGTTCGGTGTAGGCCACCGTGCCGTCGGCGTTGATCACCACGATGGCGCGGCCCAGCAGACCCGCCATGGGGCCGTCGGCGATGGTGATGCCGTAGTCGGCGCCGAAGCTGTCGCGAAAGCCCGAGCCGGTGGTCACGTTCTCGATGCCCTCGGCGCCGCAGAACCGCTTCTGTGCGAAGGGCAGATCGTTGGACACGTTCAGCACGGCGACACCACTGGCTGCGGCGCGCTCGTTGAAGGTCCGCACGCTGGTGGCGCACACCGGGGTGTCCACGGACGGAAAGATGTTGAGCAGCAGCGGTTTGCCCGAGAACTGATCACTGCCGACGGTTCCGAGATCGGTTCCGGTGAGGGTGAACGCCGGCGCCGTGGACCCGACGGCGGGCAGCTCTCCGACAGTGTTGATGGGGTTTCCCTTGAGCGTTATCTGTGCCATGGGGCTATAAGTTACCGGCGTCCTGACGAGCCGTCCTACGCTGGGCTGGTGCAGGTGCTCTCCATCCACATCGCCAAGGCCCGCAGGCTGCCGGCCCGTCCGGTGGACTCGGTGTTCGCCGAAGAGGGCAAGGGCCTGGTGGGTGATCGTTACCACGGCACCCGGCACCGGCACGTCACCATCCAGTCCCAGCAGCGCCTCGATGAAGCCGCCGCTGACCTGGGCCACGGCTTCGACCCCGGAGCCACCCGGCGCAACATCACCGTCGACGCCGGGGACATCCCCACCGCACCCGGGACCCGGCTGCACATCGGTGACGTCGAACTCGAGGTGGTCCGGGTGGCGGCGCCGTGCCGTCTGCTCGACGACGACATCGGACCCGGCGCGGCGGCGGCGTTGCGCCGACGGGGCGGCTCGGTCTTCCGCATTCTGCGTTCGGGCACCATCAGTGTCGGAGACGCCGTTCTGCCCGCTTAGAGGTCCACCGGCAGTTCGGCCAGCCCGCGCAGCGTGACGTTGGGCTTGTACACCGGCTCTGCCCCCAGCCGCGCGCCGGGGAAACGCGCCGTCACCGCCGACAGGGCCGCGGCGGCTTCGAGGCGGACCAGCGGCGCCCCCAGGCAGAAATGTGTGCCCCGGCCGAAAGCCAAGTGTCGGATTGTCTTTCGATCCGGATCGAACTCGTCGGGCCGCTCGTTGGCCGACGGGTCACGGTGGGCCGCGGCCAGCAGCACGATCATGGTGTCCCCTTGTGGTACCCGCGTACCACCGATCACCATCTCCTCGGCCGCGATGCGGCCCAGCAGCTGTGCGGGGGCGTCATAGCGCAGGGACTCCTCGATGACCTTGCCCACGCGACTGCGGTCTGCGCCCAGGGCCGCCCACTGCCGGGGATGGCGCAGCATCGCCAGGACGGCGTGAGCGATCAGGCTGACGGTGGATTCGTGGCCGGCGATGAGCAGCAGGTTGCAGGTCGAGATGATCTCGTCCTCGGTCAGCTGGTCCCCGGTCTCCTCGACCGCGATGAGCGCAGAGATCAGGTCGTCACCCGGGTGGCCGCGGCGGCGTTCGATGAGGTCGCGGAAGTACCGGCGCAGCCACTTGCCTGCCTCGATGCGTTGGTCGAAACCGTCCGGCACGGCGCCGGTGGCCGCCAGGAACGGGTCGACGGTCTGGCCGAGCAGAGTCGAGGCGCGTCCGAACTGCGGCTCGTCTTCAACCGGGACCCCGAGCAGCCGGCAGATCACCCCGACCGCCAGCGGGTAGGCCAGGTCGGCCACCGCATCGAAGTGGCCACGCCGCTGCGCGGCGTCCAGCAAGTCGTCGACCATGGCCGCGATGTCGGGAGCCAGCTCGTTGACCACTTTGGGGACGAAGGCCTTGCTCACCAGGGTGCGCAATCGGGTGTGGTCCGGCGGATCCAGGAAGAGGAACGCCGGGGCGCGACGGCGGTCCACCAGGCCGGCCAGACCGAAGGGCCGCGGGGCTTCCCCCGCGGCGATCTGCCGCTGTGCCAGTGTCGATTTGAGGCGGTCGCTGGCGGAGGCCGGATGCCGCAGCACCGCATCGCAGTCGGCGAAGGAGGTGAAGACGGTGAGACTGACCTCCGGTATCTGGACCGGGCCGTGTTCGCGCAGGGCGTGGAAGTGCGGATAGGGATCGAGTCGGTTCGACGGTGAGAGGGCCGCTCCCAGCAACGCATGCGATTCGGTCACGGTCACCATGGACTCATTGTGCAGAATGCGACGGCCGCAACGGAATGAACACGGATTCCAGGACGGCGGACCGTCCCGCGCGCGCAGCGGTCCGACGCGACGCCGTGTTCAGCCGGTCGATGGTCCCCACCAGCAATCTCCGCGGGTCGACGCCGGGCAGTCTGCCCCACGCTGCCTGCGCGGACGCGGCCAGGTGGCGACCCCGGTGCGTAGTGAGAATCACTTCTTCCTGGATCTCGTAACCATCGATCCACAGCACCTCACCCGGCGCGACGGCGAGCGCGCCCACCGGCATGTCGTCGACGGTGATTGCGTGCACGGTGTTGTCCCGGTGCCAGCGGCGCACGTCGTCGGGATCGGCGGCGCGCAGGTTTCGGGCGAGTTGCGGGTCCTGCTCTGCAAGCGCCGCGTAGCGTGCGATCACCAAGTCGACGGCCTCCTCTGCATCGCCGAAGGCGGTCAGGCCGACGCGGCCGTCGGGTGCGGTCAGTCGCGCACACGGCGCCGCGAATACCGTGTCGTCGACGACGGTGCCCGGCAGCGGCCGCACCCCGGGCAGGTCGTGCAGCCGGGCCCAGCGCACGTCGAAGGTCCGCCACTCCCGGCGCACGCAGTCGGCCAGCGCGGCGACGTCGGTGAAGTCGTGACAGATCACGTCGACGAACGGGCGGCCGATGTCGCGGCCGTAGAATCGGATGCCACCCATCATCACGCCCGCCGACGTGGTGACGATGCGGTGGGCGTAATCGCCCTCGACCACGCCGGGCAGCTTGATGTGGGCGCTGAACTCGCGGTCGAAGTCAGCGTTGCCCACGCGGTGAAACTCCCCCGCCAACCACTGAGTCACGCGGGCAAAACCCTTGTCGCCGAAGAGGTTTGCGGCACACATCAGATGCCCGGCCAGCGAGGGCCACCGTGCCGGATCGCCGCCCATCCCCCGACCTTACCGTGGGCTAGAGTGGCCCCGGTGACAACACCGAGCGCCGATCCGTGGTCCACGCAGCTGTGGCAGGAGATCACCCCGATCTTCGAGGCCATCGTCGCGCATCCGTTCATCACCGGCCTGACCGATGGCTCGTTGGAGGCCGACGTCTTCGCCCACTATGTGGCTCAGGACGTGCACTACCTCCGGGAGTACGCGCGCACGCTTGCGTTGATCGGGGCCAGGTGCCCCACGCTGGCCGACACCGCGATGTTCGCCAAACATGCCGCCGGCGTGGTGGACGACGAGCTGGCCCTGCACGCGTCCCTGCTGCCGGAGCTGGGGCTGGACCCGGCCGACATCGCTGCCACGCCAGTGGCACCCACCACGGTCGCCTACACCAGCTACCTGCTCTCCACCACCTACTCGGGCAGTTTCGTCGACGGCCTGGCGGCCATCCTGCCCTGCTATTGGATCTATCTCGAGGTGGGCCGCCATCTGGTGACGAAGGGTTCACCGGACCCCCGGTTCCAGCGCTGGATCGACACCTACTCCGGCGACGAGTTCGCCGCCGCCGTGGCCGAGGTGATCGCCCTCGCCGACCGGGTGGGTCCGACGCTGGACCCCGAGGCGCAGGTTCAGGCCCGGATGCACTTCACCACCACGGCACGGTACGAGTGGATGTTCTTCGACGCGGCGTTTCGCCGTGAGAACTGGCCCGTCTGACAGTCTTTCAGATCGTGACCCGGGGACGGCGCGGTTGCGTAGGCTCAGGCACACGGGGTGAGCCGTAGTTCGCGGGGTGGAACATGACCGAGATGCCGCAGTGGCGCCATCGCCGTGATGTCCGCGCCTCTGCGTCCTCTCCCGACCACGCGCTGTTCCCGGCGATGTCGGAGCTGCTGGATGGCGCCGGTACCGAGCGGGTGGATGTCCTGAGGTCGCTGCTGCACATGTCCCAGGCGGTGCTGTGCGCGCGGTACTTCGACGAGGTACTGGAAGTCGTTGCGCACCACACCCTGTCGGTCCTGGATGCGGCGTCGGTGTCGATCAGCCGCTGGGAACGCGACGAAAACGCGCTGCGCACCCTGATCAACGCCGGCAAACTCGGCCCGGGCGAAGAACCGTGGCCGGAGAACGAAACATATCCGGTGGATGTCGATCGCCGCATCATGCAGCTGCTGCGCCAGGGGCTGCCCTACGTCCATTCCATCGACGATCCATCCCCGGATCCCCGCTCGGTGCTGTGGACCGTCCAGAAGGAGAGCGAGCTGGCCGTTCCGGTGATGTACAACGACGCCATGTGGGGCGAGCTGTGGGTCAGCGGCACCGACGGCAGGCGTTTCGGCGCCGATGACGTCCAGCTGCTGCAGGCCATCGCCGCGCACATGGCCGTGGCTGTCGGCCGGTCCCAGCTGTTCAGCACGGTCTGGCGGCAGGCGTTCGAAGACCCCCTCACCGGGCTTGCCAACCGGCGCGGCCTCGATCAGGCGTTCGCCGACATGACCGTCGAGGAGGTCCGGCCGGCATTGCTGGTGTGCGACCTGGACGGTTTCAAGGAGGTCAACGACCAGCGCGGGCACCCCGCCGGTGATGCGCTGCTGCGCACCGTCGCCGACGCATTGGCAGCCACCGCCTCGGCCATCCCCGGTTCCGTGGTGGCCCGACTCGGCGGTGACGAGTTCTGCGTGGTGTTGCCCCGCTGCGGACTCCAGGACGCCGAGAACTTCGCCGTCGGCGCCACCCGCGCGATCATCGAGTATGCGGGCGAGCCGATCTCATTGAGCTGGGGCGCCGCAGTCAGCGGAACGTCGGTGGCCGACGGGCCTGCACTGGTGGCGGCGGCGGACGCAGCCCTGCTGCAGTCCAAACGGCTGGGGCCGGGCCGGTTCAGCACCGGGATCGCCGACGACAACCCGGTACCCGCAGCGGGGGTTCGGCAACGCGGTGTCCTGCCGGCGCTGACCGTCGACCTGGTGGCACACGTCACCGGCCTGCTGGACCGCTACCCACCGCGGACACCCGCCCAGGCTCTGCAGATCCTGGCCGTGCAGGTGTGCAATGTCGCCGGCGCGGCGGCCTGGTCGCTGTCGATGGTGACGGAGGACGGTCAGGGCATCCGCGCGTATCGCGGGGTGGAGAGCGCCCGCGACGGGGTGTCCGGGTTACGGGTGCTGGCCGCGCCACAGGACACCGTGTTCGCGCTGGCCGACTACCCGGCCACGGCACGGGCGCTGACCACCGGCGTGCCGTTCCTGGCGTCGGTCGACCTCACGGAGTCGGATCCGGCGGAGGTCGCGCTGCTCGAGGAACTCGGCTACCGCGCGGTGCTGGTGGCCACGGCCGACGACGGCGCCACCCGCTACATCGTCGAGATCTACTCCGATACCGGCCACACCGAACTGGCGGCCATCATGGCGCAGGTGCGGGTGCTCGCGGCGTACTGCTGCGCCCCGCGGCGGCCGTGACGGCCTACGCGTAGAGCTTCTCGAACTGCTGCACCGAACGCTCGATGTCCCCTTTGACCGCGCGCGCGGCCACCGCGCCGATGGGACCGAACAGCGGTGGGCCGCCGAGGTCGAGGGTCACGGCGAACGCGCATCCGTTCGCGGTCGGCGTCACCTTCATGGCGAGCCCGTACCTGGTGCCCCCGACTCCCGAGCCGATGACCTCGAGTTGTGAAGGTGGGTCGAACCGTTTGACCGTCCAGGTGACGCGATTGCGCATCCCCTTGGCGCCTGCCACCCCGACAATCCTTGTGCCTACGGTGATCTCGTCGGGCAGGTCGCTGCGCCACCCCTCGTGCATCACCAGCCAGTCCCCCAGGGAACCGAGATCGGAGGCGTGCGCCCAGGCGTCGTCGGGGCTCAGGGACAGCTCCCGGGTGAGCTGGAGTTTGGCCATGGCCCGAATGATAACGGGTGCTACCACAGCCCTTTTCAGATTGGTGGCGGCCAAGTCTTGACTCATTCCAGAAAAGCGGGCAGGGTGGCGGATGTGAACCCGGACTCGGATTACGCGGAGCAGCTGCGCACAGCTGACCTCCGGGTGACACGACCCCGGGTCGCCGTTCTCGAAGCCGTCCACGCCCACCCGCACGCCGACACCGAGACGATCTTCGGTGCCGTCCGCTCCGCTCTGCCGGAGGTCTCCCGGCAAGCCGTCTACGACGTGCTCAATGCCTTGACTGCTGTGGGGCTGGTGCGACGGATCCAGCCGTCGGGCTCGGTTGCCCGCTATGAATCGCGGGTCGACGACAACCACCACCACGTGGTGTGCCGCTCCTGTGGCGTCATCGCCGACGTCGACTGCGCCGTCGGCGACACGCCCTGTCTCACCGCATCAGACGATCTCGGCTTCACCATCGACGAGGCCGAGGTCATCTACTGGGGCCTGTGCCCCGATTGTGCAGCACCTGTTTCATCAGCCCTGAGAAGATAACCGCCCTTCTGAAAGGAATCTCGTGTCCTCTGATACCTCCGATGCGCGCCCTCCGCACTCGGATGCCAAGACCAGCAGCAACAGCGAGTCCGAGAACCCGATCATCGACTCGCCGACGCCCAAGGTGCATGCTCCGCTGACCAACAAGGACTGGTGGCCCGAGCAGGTCGACGTCTCGGTTCTGCACAAGCAGTCATCCAAGGGCAATCCATTCGGTGAGGCCTTCGACTACGCGGCGGAATTCGCCAAGCTCGATGTCGAGGCGTTCAAGGCCGACGTCATCGACCTCATCCGGACCTCGCAGGACTGGTGGCCCGCCGACTACGGCAACTACGCCGGCCTGTTCATCCGGATGAGCTGGCACGCCGCAGGCACCTACCGGATCTACGACGGCCGCGGCGGGGCCGGGCAGGGCGCGCAGCGCTTCGCCCCCCTCAACAGCTGGCCCGACAACGCGAACCTGGACAAGGCGCGCCGGCTGCTGTGGCCGATCAAGCGCAAGTACGGCAACAAGATCTCCTGGGCCGACCTGATCGCCTACGCCGGCAACGCCGCGCTGGAACAGTCCGGCTTCAAGACCGCGGGATTCGCGTTCGGTCGCGAGGACATCTACGAGCCCGAGGAGATCCTGTTCGGTCAGGAGGACACCTGGCTGGGTACCGACAAGCGCTACGGCGGCACCAACGACAGCGACCGCGAGCTGGCCGAGCCGTTCGGCGCCACCACCATGGGCCTGATCTATGTCAACCCCGAAGGCCCGGAGGGCAAGCCGGATCCGCTGGCCGCCGC from Mycolicibacterium tokaiense includes the following:
- a CDS encoding acyltransferase family protein, translated to MTSPAEVRRYRSDLDGLRGLAIALVVVFHVWFGRVSGGVDVFLVLSGFFFGGRLLRLAADGGQLPLLTELRRLVRRLVPALAVVLAACAALTVAIQPQTRWETFAEQSLASLGYFQNWQLADTASDYLRAGESVSPLQHLWSMSVQGQFFLALLVVVAAVMAVGVALPARHRRTMILTVVAGAALASFVYANLAHATDQASAYYDTFARAWEPLVGVLAAAVVSAVRWPGWLRVVAASAGVVAILLCGWLIDGVREYPARWALVPVGAALLVVLAGGGDGNRTGGWPLRMLGTPAMVTLGGLAYALYLWHWPLLIFWLAHTDRESAGLLDGAAVIAVSLALAWVTMRLVEEPLRERNRPMAWRWPAAAAATVVVALTAGLVVASVAWRGHVEAVRAGGSELTALPPRDYPGARALLESARVAKLPMRPSVLEARDDLPMTSIDGCVSDFLSTELVMCEYGDRSATRTVALAGGSHSEHWITALDELGRRHGFTVTTYLKMGCPLTTAEVPIIAGSLEPYPECRVWIDEAMSRMVADRPDFVFTTATRPYTDAPGDFVPDNYLGIWDRFEDAGIPVLALRDTPWMFRDGVLFSPPDCLAAGGDADSCGLPRSEALNDRNPALDYVDRYPGLHLLDLSDAVCSAEVCRAVEGNVLVYHDEHHLSATYVRSMTDELERQLSSATGWF
- the ripD gene encoding NlpC/P60 family peptidoglycan-binding protein RipD; this encodes MSRRLYAIVCSLAVLMASVGIGFGAGTATADPFGRTPEQLQAINVVISRAMAARGVPFTYGGGNAQGPTKGEPRPAAAAVTDAAAPAPAITVPPTLGGLTLAPTTAPVAPSAPTVPDVVGFDASGLIVYAFGGVGITMPRSSGEQYQAVRKVLPAQALPGDLLFYGPEGTQSVALFIGNGQMVEVGDKGVAVSPVRTADMTPYLGRIIG
- the tpx gene encoding thiol peroxidase, which encodes MAQITLKGNPINTVGELPAVGSTAPAFTLTGTDLGTVGSDQFSGKPLLLNIFPSVDTPVCATSVRTFNERAAASGVAVLNVSNDLPFAQKRFCGAEGIENVTTGSGFRDSFGADYGITIADGPMAGLLGRAIVVINADGTVAYTELVPEIAQEPDYDAALAALS
- a CDS encoding MOSC domain-containing protein encodes the protein MQVLSIHIAKARRLPARPVDSVFAEEGKGLVGDRYHGTRHRHVTIQSQQRLDEAAADLGHGFDPGATRRNITVDAGDIPTAPGTRLHIGDVELEVVRVAAPCRLLDDDIGPGAAAALRRRGGSVFRILRSGTISVGDAVLPA
- a CDS encoding cytochrome P450 — encoded protein: MVTVTESHALLGAALSPSNRLDPYPHFHALREHGPVQIPEVSLTVFTSFADCDAVLRHPASASDRLKSTLAQRQIAAGEAPRPFGLAGLVDRRRAPAFLFLDPPDHTRLRTLVSKAFVPKVVNELAPDIAAMVDDLLDAAQRRGHFDAVADLAYPLAVGVICRLLGVPVEDEPQFGRASTLLGQTVDPFLAATGAVPDGFDQRIEAGKWLRRYFRDLIERRRGHPGDDLISALIAVEETGDQLTEDEIISTCNLLLIAGHESTVSLIAHAVLAMLRHPRQWAALGADRSRVGKVIEESLRYDAPAQLLGRIAAEEMVIGGTRVPQGDTMIVLLAAAHRDPSANERPDEFDPDRKTIRHLAFGRGTHFCLGAPLVRLEAAAALSAVTARFPGARLGAEPVYKPNVTLRGLAELPVDL
- the tenA gene encoding thiaminase II, with amino-acid sequence MTTPSADPWSTQLWQEITPIFEAIVAHPFITGLTDGSLEADVFAHYVAQDVHYLREYARTLALIGARCPTLADTAMFAKHAAGVVDDELALHASLLPELGLDPADIAATPVAPTTVAYTSYLLSTTYSGSFVDGLAAILPCYWIYLEVGRHLVTKGSPDPRFQRWIDTYSGDEFAAAVAEVIALADRVGPTLDPEAQVQARMHFTTTARYEWMFFDAAFRRENWPV
- a CDS encoding sensor domain-containing diguanylate cyclase → MTEMPQWRHRRDVRASASSPDHALFPAMSELLDGAGTERVDVLRSLLHMSQAVLCARYFDEVLEVVAHHTLSVLDAASVSISRWERDENALRTLINAGKLGPGEEPWPENETYPVDVDRRIMQLLRQGLPYVHSIDDPSPDPRSVLWTVQKESELAVPVMYNDAMWGELWVSGTDGRRFGADDVQLLQAIAAHMAVAVGRSQLFSTVWRQAFEDPLTGLANRRGLDQAFADMTVEEVRPALLVCDLDGFKEVNDQRGHPAGDALLRTVADALAATASAIPGSVVARLGGDEFCVVLPRCGLQDAENFAVGATRAIIEYAGEPISLSWGAAVSGTSVADGPALVAAADAALLQSKRLGPGRFSTGIADDNPVPAAGVRQRGVLPALTVDLVAHVTGLLDRYPPRTPAQALQILAVQVCNVAGAAAWSLSMVTEDGQGIRAYRGVESARDGVSGLRVLAAPQDTVFALADYPATARALTTGVPFLASVDLTESDPAEVALLEELGYRAVLVATADDGATRYIVEIYSDTGHTELAAIMAQVRVLAAYCCAPRRP
- a CDS encoding type II toxin-antitoxin system Rv0910 family toxin, translated to MAKLQLTRELSLSPDDAWAHASDLGSLGDWLVMHEGWRSDLPDEITVGTRIVGVAGAKGMRNRVTWTVKRFDPPSQLEVIGSGVGGTRYGLAMKVTPTANGCAFAVTLDLGGPPLFGPIGAVAARAVKGDIERSVQQFEKLYA
- a CDS encoding Fur family transcriptional regulator, translating into MNPDSDYAEQLRTADLRVTRPRVAVLEAVHAHPHADTETIFGAVRSALPEVSRQAVYDVLNALTAVGLVRRIQPSGSVARYESRVDDNHHHVVCRSCGVIADVDCAVGDTPCLTASDDLGFTIDEAEVIYWGLCPDCAAPVSSALRR